A single Anatilimnocola floriformis DNA region contains:
- a CDS encoding beta strand repeat-containing protein — protein MHQSVQRWLQSVKETLLGKSLKRSNRASRCTTKSKLAVESLEGRSMMAITAVITGNVIDLDTDANDDLQVTASGGNVTFSSLTGLVNGNAAVGGISSETFSLGDFDTIQINGSSPQTIFSAVEIQGSADFASESMSVTGDTVDITTGPLSVNGLTIHTQTISSPLTINQEIDSTGDVTLETLAADISVNAPINASGQVVVLNAATYGGQNRSISQSATGVITADSVEAQANLGIDLSTADNAVSTIAGASLVSGDFKFRSTQDLTIGTVATASGISTAAGDVSLAVGTGQVLTFNQAVTAGGAGKTLTLSADAFDLDPTMGLTADNVVLQTVGNSANLTFGGAGLTNSELDAVNATNLTVRAGGTLTVSGAIALGDNVAQLITVQAAGVNIANSLSANSSTGTLRFETDSLALNGAISQSVSAQAVEIVTNSDIVFSSNFSFGGMDFTSTELAAFDETTVTALRFITTDSITFADVATDFGNGSILQAGAAVALQAGTTVSQFNNGSVAAENLAIVAESVALAANSNSVQVLAGSASTGDFEFLNSGALTINTVDVGGRGVGAAGINVVTATKAIEVTTSGTLTINRAVRAPGNVTLTTTGATSDLIAQHNVSGGIASFTGTTTLDSGRHINLGTVTGYGDVQGQGLVLNAAGNLVINAATYAQSNGAAGLTVTVGGDVQILQSFGSGSILNSNGGAAAVSITTGVGGAFLLDQGSTGGVASNGGSITINADVTTLTSGAVSTTGTVTIKPVTASRTITLGTEVAGSTSLTDAELDLVSAGTLVIGSATAGTITATADITRATSTTVQLVSSGDIVQNSAGGSISTGGGTLLLTPGSTAKVQPNRITNDVTASSASFANGSDLAIAIDGTTVDTQYTQLTVAGTVDLTGVDLVLSGSYTPLFGNVFTIVSATSRTGTFNGLANNSEITFNGEKLRLNYSATEVTLTALGKAPTVDTVGPFSIIERSANGTTVGTVTATDPDANPTFAWSITAGNTGGAFAIANTGVITVADSSAIVYTTTPTFTLTVQVSDGIYSDTETITINLTNVAEYDFGDAPLTYGIAQHFEGSASGPLLGTRDFESASQPNVTATGDDLAGSDDDDGVTFSSTTLKRRTTTIVTMNATAPGIVDAWIDFDRSGTFDPTEKIASGVSVVAGNNTLLVDIPTGLTSGITYARFRISTAGSTLPTGLANDGEVEDYQLTIQALGGGSAQLMDDPDNPGPSNPDVLVINGKDNVNDSISVKSTAPGVVTVYTALGVSAGSFPLASFSKILIYGGSGNDSIVIDAAITKPSTIYGDAGNDTISGGSGNDWIDGGSGADVLTGNSGDDILIGGAGNDTLNGGAGFDRVIELPGAANITGSVIKVGSSSDTLSKVEQIEITGTTGVDNFVFNNLTTNVLIDGKGGADTVTYTGDGNFLLTDSLLTRTSGTLAATVSMTGITSATLIGGKQSNKFTVSDWTRTLTIKGGDGTDTIEDVGSNNYVLNATQLQRTGKPTITLNSIENAVLTSAVGMVDSKFTIDNWVGTATLTGGAGVDTLAVTDNASWMTLNDTTLSRASRGAIKFTGVEAAELTGGSGANTINASAYSGKLQIDGKGGNDTLTSGSGTAIVFGGDGNDTLTAGSGPAVLVGGNGSDTLKVSGTPVGGANAGHAILIGGAGADKLTGGTGQDLLIDSSTDFDLLAADLANLLLHWTGAGTYAARAALVATDLAGALNPDGVADTLSGGTAALDLFFANLTGSAAAKDKLLDLNQPAGETATNNN, from the coding sequence ATGCATCAATCCGTTCAGCGCTGGCTCCAGTCCGTGAAGGAAACGCTCCTGGGGAAATCGCTGAAGCGATCGAATCGCGCGTCACGTTGTACGACGAAGAGCAAGCTCGCAGTAGAGTCGCTCGAAGGTCGCTCGATGATGGCCATTACAGCCGTCATTACCGGCAATGTCATTGATCTGGATACCGACGCCAACGACGATCTGCAAGTAACCGCTTCGGGCGGGAACGTCACGTTCTCGTCTCTCACCGGCCTGGTGAACGGCAATGCCGCGGTGGGTGGCATTTCGAGCGAAACCTTCTCACTGGGTGACTTCGATACGATTCAGATCAACGGCAGCAGCCCTCAAACGATCTTCTCCGCCGTGGAGATTCAGGGAAGCGCCGACTTTGCCAGCGAGAGCATGAGCGTCACGGGCGACACCGTCGACATCACGACTGGTCCGCTCAGCGTGAATGGGCTAACCATACACACGCAAACGATCAGTTCGCCTTTGACGATCAATCAGGAAATCGATTCGACAGGTGACGTCACGCTCGAGACGCTCGCCGCCGACATTAGCGTGAATGCGCCGATCAACGCCTCGGGCCAAGTCGTCGTGCTGAATGCGGCAACGTACGGCGGCCAGAACCGGTCGATTTCACAGAGCGCTACGGGCGTGATCACGGCGGACTCGGTGGAGGCTCAGGCGAATCTGGGCATCGATCTTTCGACAGCTGACAACGCAGTTTCCACCATTGCCGGTGCGTCGTTAGTCAGCGGCGACTTTAAGTTTCGCTCGACGCAGGATCTGACGATTGGCACGGTCGCCACGGCCAGCGGAATCTCGACGGCAGCGGGCGATGTTTCTCTCGCCGTGGGAACTGGCCAAGTCCTGACGTTTAACCAAGCCGTCACGGCCGGCGGAGCAGGAAAAACACTGACTCTGTCAGCCGATGCTTTTGACCTCGATCCCACGATGGGGCTGACGGCGGATAACGTCGTTTTGCAAACCGTGGGTAACAGCGCCAACCTGACCTTCGGTGGCGCTGGGCTAACCAATAGCGAACTCGACGCGGTCAATGCCACGAACCTGACCGTGCGAGCAGGCGGCACGCTCACCGTTTCGGGCGCGATTGCGCTGGGCGATAACGTCGCTCAGTTGATTACCGTTCAAGCTGCGGGCGTGAATATCGCCAACAGCTTGAGTGCGAACTCCTCGACCGGCACACTCCGCTTCGAGACCGATTCGCTGGCCCTCAACGGGGCGATATCGCAATCGGTTTCGGCGCAGGCCGTCGAAATCGTTACCAATTCGGATATCGTCTTTAGTAGCAACTTCAGTTTCGGCGGCATGGACTTCACGTCGACCGAACTGGCCGCGTTCGACGAGACGACGGTAACCGCTTTACGATTTATCACGACCGACAGCATCACCTTTGCGGATGTGGCAACCGATTTTGGCAATGGATCCATCTTGCAAGCCGGCGCTGCGGTGGCCCTGCAGGCAGGGACCACTGTCTCGCAATTCAACAACGGCTCGGTCGCGGCAGAAAACCTGGCGATCGTCGCGGAATCTGTGGCTCTCGCCGCCAACAGTAACAGCGTGCAGGTCCTCGCGGGCTCGGCTTCGACGGGTGACTTCGAGTTCCTGAACAGCGGCGCGCTGACGATCAATACGGTCGATGTCGGTGGCCGAGGCGTAGGAGCCGCGGGCATCAATGTTGTCACGGCGACGAAGGCAATTGAAGTGACCACTAGCGGCACGCTGACAATCAACAGAGCAGTAAGGGCTCCCGGTAATGTGACGCTGACGACGACCGGAGCCACCTCGGATCTGATTGCGCAGCACAATGTATCCGGCGGCATTGCTTCGTTCACTGGCACCACGACGCTCGACTCGGGACGCCACATCAATCTGGGAACCGTCACTGGCTACGGTGATGTTCAGGGCCAAGGGCTCGTACTGAATGCCGCTGGCAATTTGGTGATCAATGCCGCCACCTACGCACAGTCTAATGGCGCGGCAGGATTGACGGTGACGGTTGGGGGCGATGTGCAAATTCTACAATCGTTCGGCAGCGGATCGATTCTCAACAGCAACGGTGGTGCCGCAGCGGTTTCGATCACAACTGGCGTGGGTGGAGCGTTCCTGCTCGATCAGGGATCTACAGGTGGCGTTGCCTCCAACGGCGGCAGCATCACAATCAACGCCGACGTTACCACTTTGACCAGCGGGGCCGTTTCGACAACTGGCACGGTCACGATCAAGCCAGTAACGGCCAGTCGCACCATCACTCTCGGAACGGAAGTCGCCGGCAGCACCAGCCTGACCGATGCGGAACTCGATCTGGTGAGCGCTGGAACGCTCGTCATCGGCTCAGCAACTGCGGGTACGATCACCGCCACGGCTGACATCACACGGGCAACCAGCACGACGGTTCAACTGGTTTCCAGCGGCGACATTGTGCAGAACAGCGCAGGTGGCTCGATCAGTACCGGTGGCGGCACGCTGCTGCTCACTCCGGGAAGCACGGCCAAGGTTCAGCCGAATCGCATCACGAACGACGTCACTGCGAGCTCCGCGAGCTTCGCCAACGGCAGCGACCTGGCCATCGCGATCGATGGCACGACGGTCGATACGCAATACACGCAATTAACCGTCGCAGGGACGGTTGATCTCACTGGCGTCGACCTCGTGCTGAGCGGGAGCTACACGCCGCTCTTCGGCAACGTCTTCACAATTGTCTCGGCGACAAGTCGGACTGGCACCTTCAACGGTCTGGCGAATAACAGCGAAATTACCTTCAACGGTGAAAAGCTACGGCTGAACTACAGCGCCACGGAAGTGACGCTGACCGCGCTCGGGAAGGCTCCGACGGTGGACACCGTGGGGCCGTTCTCGATTATCGAACGGAGCGCGAATGGGACTACCGTGGGGACGGTCACGGCAACCGATCCCGATGCCAATCCGACTTTTGCCTGGTCGATCACGGCGGGTAACACGGGTGGGGCTTTTGCGATTGCGAATACCGGTGTCATCACGGTGGCGGATAGTAGCGCGATCGTCTACACGACCACGCCCACGTTCACGCTGACGGTGCAAGTAAGCGACGGCATTTACAGCGACACCGAGACGATCACGATCAATCTGACGAACGTTGCCGAATACGACTTCGGCGATGCGCCACTAACGTACGGCATTGCTCAGCACTTCGAAGGGTCTGCTTCTGGTCCGCTGCTGGGAACTCGCGATTTTGAATCCGCGAGCCAGCCGAATGTGACGGCGACGGGTGACGATCTCGCGGGAAGCGATGACGATGACGGTGTGACGTTCAGCAGCACGACGCTGAAGCGGCGAACGACGACCATCGTCACGATGAATGCAACGGCGCCCGGCATCGTCGACGCTTGGATCGACTTCGACCGCAGTGGAACCTTTGACCCCACGGAAAAAATCGCGTCTGGAGTGAGTGTCGTCGCCGGGAACAATACGCTGTTGGTCGACATTCCCACGGGACTGACGTCGGGGATCACGTATGCCCGTTTCCGCATCAGCACGGCTGGTTCGACGTTGCCCACGGGGCTCGCCAACGACGGCGAAGTGGAAGATTATCAGCTGACGATTCAAGCGCTCGGCGGCGGATCGGCTCAGCTGATGGACGATCCCGATAACCCGGGACCGAGCAACCCCGATGTGCTGGTGATCAACGGCAAGGACAACGTGAACGACTCGATTTCCGTGAAGAGCACCGCGCCTGGCGTGGTAACTGTCTACACGGCTTTGGGCGTTTCGGCGGGCTCGTTTCCGCTGGCGTCCTTCAGCAAGATTCTGATCTACGGCGGTTCCGGCAACGATTCGATCGTCATCGACGCGGCCATCACCAAGCCCAGCACGATCTATGGTGACGCTGGCAACGACACGATCTCGGGTGGCAGCGGCAACGACTGGATCGATGGCGGTTCTGGCGCTGACGTGCTGACAGGCAACTCTGGTGACGACATCTTGATCGGCGGCGCAGGGAACGACACCCTCAACGGCGGCGCGGGCTTCGACAGGGTCATCGAACTCCCCGGTGCGGCCAACATCACTGGCAGTGTGATTAAGGTTGGTTCCTCGAGCGACACCTTGAGCAAGGTGGAGCAGATTGAAATTACCGGCACGACCGGCGTCGACAATTTCGTCTTCAACAATCTGACGACCAATGTGCTGATTGATGGCAAAGGTGGCGCCGACACGGTCACCTATACCGGCGACGGCAACTTCCTGCTCACCGATTCACTCCTCACGCGCACCTCCGGCACACTGGCGGCGACGGTGAGCATGACCGGCATCACGAGTGCGACGCTGATTGGCGGTAAACAGAGCAACAAGTTTACGGTCAGCGATTGGACTCGGACACTGACGATCAAAGGTGGCGATGGCACCGATACGATTGAGGATGTGGGCAGCAACAACTACGTGCTGAACGCGACGCAACTGCAACGGACCGGCAAACCGACAATCACGCTCAATTCCATCGAAAATGCGGTTCTCACGTCGGCTGTCGGTATGGTCGACAGCAAGTTTACGATCGACAATTGGGTCGGCACGGCTACGCTGACCGGTGGCGCGGGCGTCGACACGTTGGCCGTTACCGACAATGCAAGTTGGATGACGCTCAACGACACGACCCTGTCGCGTGCCTCGCGTGGCGCGATCAAATTCACCGGCGTGGAAGCCGCGGAACTAACGGGCGGCTCCGGCGCTAATACGATCAACGCCTCGGCGTACAGCGGCAAGTTGCAGATTGATGGCAAGGGAGGCAACGACACGCTAACCTCAGGCTCGGGTACGGCGATCGTATTCGGCGGCGATGGCAATGACACACTCACAGCAGGGAGCGGGCCTGCGGTGCTGGTGGGCGGCAATGGCAGCGACACGCTCAAGGTATCTGGAACACCCGTTGGAGGTGCGAACGCCGGGCATGCAATCCTGATTGGCGGCGCTGGCGCGGATAAGTTGACGGGCGGCACGGGTCAGGATCTGTTGATCGACAGTTCCACCGACTTCGACCTGCTGGCCGCTGACCTGGCCAATTTGCTGCTGCACTGGACCGGCGCGGGGACTTACGCTGCAAGGGCCGCCCTGGTGGCGACGGATCTGGCCGGCGCGCTGAACCCCGACGGTGTTGCAGACACGCTTTCCGGCGGCACGGCGGCGCTCGACCTGTTCTTTGCCAACCTCACTGGTTCAGCTGCAGCCAAGGACAAGCTGCTCGACCTCAACCAGCCGGCGGGTGAAACTGCCACGAACAACAACTAG
- a CDS encoding TlpA family protein disulfide reductase, translating to MAARSLRIALMMFLVSACGGLSIAQETGAGLNLPADPGAWLNSCPITAEMLQGKAALLYYFEETCPKCRARWPSLLETAKQFEDKPIVFIAVNSGNGRDDVAAYAREVKLNWPIIVDSSRQFEKASGLSNEISLQNIFQVRLVTADGRMRPGDWQDIAASAEKALIGAKWKIDPAGIPPQLQYVHRGLEFNIMSAVPGPLKAGLTSKDAAVKASAEHLNGLVQAKITADVDAAKAAYAAGEKWKSFKMLNALAVQYAGLDLPDSVNKAKTALAADEAVRNQLNAQRELDSLKKRARTASPTAQRGLVAKLKEFAEKFAETEAGAEAKALLASLPQN from the coding sequence ATGGCTGCTCGAAGTTTGCGGATTGCTTTGATGATGTTCCTTGTGTCGGCGTGCGGCGGTTTATCAATCGCCCAGGAAACTGGCGCGGGGCTGAATCTGCCGGCGGATCCGGGCGCCTGGCTCAATAGTTGTCCGATCACTGCCGAGATGTTGCAGGGCAAAGCTGCTTTGCTCTACTACTTTGAAGAAACTTGTCCCAAGTGCCGAGCGCGGTGGCCCAGCTTGCTCGAAACAGCCAAGCAGTTCGAGGATAAACCGATTGTGTTCATCGCAGTGAACTCGGGCAACGGTCGCGATGACGTCGCGGCCTATGCCAGAGAAGTCAAACTGAATTGGCCCATCATCGTCGATTCGTCGCGACAGTTCGAAAAGGCATCGGGGCTGAGCAACGAAATCAGCTTGCAGAATATCTTCCAGGTTCGCTTAGTGACCGCCGACGGCAGGATGCGGCCCGGCGATTGGCAAGACATCGCCGCTTCGGCCGAAAAGGCATTGATTGGCGCGAAGTGGAAAATCGATCCGGCGGGCATTCCCCCGCAATTGCAGTACGTGCATCGGGGCTTGGAATTCAACATCATGAGCGCGGTGCCGGGGCCGCTCAAAGCGGGACTCACTTCCAAGGACGCGGCAGTGAAAGCCAGCGCCGAACATCTGAATGGTTTGGTGCAAGCCAAGATCACTGCGGACGTGGACGCCGCGAAAGCAGCCTACGCTGCCGGCGAAAAATGGAAGTCGTTCAAGATGCTCAACGCCCTGGCGGTTCAATATGCCGGGCTCGATTTGCCCGATTCCGTGAACAAAGCCAAGACGGCGCTCGCTGCCGACGAAGCGGTGCGCAATCAGCTGAACGCGCAGCGCGAACTCGACTCGCTAAAGAAGCGGGCGCGAACTGCCTCGCCGACTGCCCAACGCGGGCTGGTGGCGAAGCTCAAAGAGTTCGCCGAAAAATTTGCCGAGACGGAAGCCGGCGCCGAAGCGAAAGCCCTGCTCGCGTCGCTGCCACAAAACTAG
- a CDS encoding phytanoyl-CoA dioxygenase family protein, producing the protein MTATLTTTFSVQQLAAYQQDGFYIARGLFDDVEINKLLQFAQADPNFASSLYGRKDSTGKETKLALWNQAGDDLYSMYARSPQIADRMEQCLGGEVYLYHMKMMLKEPHVGGAWEWHQDYGYWYNNGCLFPLLASCLIAVNQANKANGCLQVLRGSHHLGRIDHGKTGDQTGADLERVNAALEQMELVYCECAPGDAIFFDSNLLHRSDANNSDDPRWSLICCYNAARNNPYKESKHPRYTPLDKVAVSAIREWQASS; encoded by the coding sequence ATGACCGCGACGCTCACAACTACCTTTAGCGTTCAACAACTGGCCGCCTATCAGCAGGACGGCTTCTATATCGCCCGCGGTTTGTTCGACGATGTCGAAATCAACAAGTTGCTGCAATTCGCCCAAGCCGATCCCAACTTTGCCTCGAGCCTGTACGGCCGTAAGGATTCGACAGGCAAAGAAACGAAGCTCGCGCTTTGGAATCAGGCCGGCGATGATCTCTACAGCATGTATGCCCGCTCGCCGCAAATCGCCGATCGGATGGAGCAATGCCTCGGCGGCGAAGTTTATCTCTATCACATGAAGATGATGCTCAAGGAACCGCACGTCGGCGGCGCTTGGGAATGGCATCAAGATTACGGCTATTGGTACAACAACGGTTGTTTGTTTCCGCTCCTCGCCAGCTGCCTGATCGCCGTGAACCAAGCCAACAAGGCCAACGGTTGCCTGCAAGTTCTGCGCGGTTCGCACCACCTCGGCAGGATCGATCACGGCAAGACCGGCGATCAAACGGGCGCCGATCTGGAGCGAGTTAATGCTGCACTGGAGCAGATGGAACTCGTCTACTGCGAGTGCGCTCCCGGCGATGCGATCTTCTTCGACAGCAACTTGCTCCACCGCAGCGACGCCAACAACAGCGACGATCCTCGCTGGTCACTCATCTGCTGCTACAACGCAGCGCGGAACAATCCGTACAAGGAATCAAAGCACCCTCGCTACACGCCGCTAGATAAAGTGGCCGTGAGTGCGATTCGAGAATGGCAAGCAAGT